The following coding sequences lie in one Canis lupus familiaris isolate Mischka breed German Shepherd chromosome 34, alternate assembly UU_Cfam_GSD_1.0, whole genome shotgun sequence genomic window:
- the EIF2B5 gene encoding translation initiation factor eIF-2B subunit epsilon has protein sequence MAANVPAAVASRANKRSGPGPGGGGGGGGGGVKGAEEEPPPPLQAVLVADGFNRRFFPISKDQPRVLLPLANVALIDYTLEFLTATGVQETFVFCCWKAAQIKEHLLKSKWCRPTSLNVVRIITSELYRSLGDVLRDVDAKALVRSDFLLVYGDVISNINITRALEEHRLRRKLEKNVSVMTMIFKESSPSHPTRCHEDNVVVAVDSTTNRVLHFQKTQGLRRFSFPLSLFQGSGDGVEIRYDLLDCHISICSPQVAQLFTDNFDYQTRDDFVRGLLVNEEILGNQIHMHVTTKEYGARVTNLHMYAAVCADVIRRWVYPLTPEANFTDSTTQSCTHSRHNIYRGPEVSLGHGSILEENVLLGSGTVIGSNCYITNSVIGPGCHIGDNVVLDQAYLWQGVQVAAGAQIHQSLLCDNAEVKEQVTLKPRCVLTSQVVVGPDITLPEGSVISLHPPDAEEDEDDGQFSDDSGANQEKEKVKLKGYNPAEVGAAGQGYLWKAEDLNIEEEEELHQNLWGLTINMEEESETESEQSMDSEELDSRAGSPQMDDIKVFQNEVLGTLQRGKEENISCDNLVLEINSLKYAYNISLKEVMQVLSRVVLEFPLQQMDSLLDPNRYCSLLLPLLKAWSPVFRNYIKRAADHLEALAAIEDFFLEHEALSTSMAKVLMAFYQLEILAEETILSWFSQKDMTDKGRQLRKNQQLQRFIQWLKEAEEESSEDD, from the exons ATGGCGGCGAACGTGCCTGCTGCAGTGGCTAGCCGGGCCAACAAGCGCAGCGGCCCCgggccgggaggcggcggcggcggaggcggtgGGGGAGTCAAAGGGGCGGAGGAGGAACCGCCGCCGCCCCTGCAAGCAGTTCTGGTGGCCGATGGCTTCAATCGCCGCTTCTTCCCCATCTCCAAGGACCAGCCTCGG gtCCTCTTGCCCCTGGCCAATGTGGCACTAATCGACTACACTCTGGAATTTCTGACTGCCACGGGTGTACAGGAAACCTTTGTCTTTTGTTGCTGGAAAGCTGCTCAAATCAAGGAACACTTACT GAAATCCAAGTGGTGCCGCCCTACATCCCTCAATGTGGTTCGAATAATTACGTCAGAATTATATCGATCACTGGGGGATGTTCTCCGTGATGTTGATGCTAAGGCCTTGGTGCGCTCTGACTTCCTTCTGGTGTATGGGGATGTCATCTCAAACATCAATATTACCAGAGCTCTGGAAGAACACAG ATTGAGGcggaagctagaaaaaaatgtatctgtcATGACAATGATCTTCAAAGAGTCATCCCCTAGCCACCCAACTCGTTGCCATGAGGATAATGTGGTAGTGGCTGTGGATAGTACCACAAACCGGGTTCTCCATTTCCAGAAGACCCAAGGCCTTCGAcggttttcttttcctctg AGTTTGTTCCAGGGCAGTGGAGATGGAGTAGAGATTCGCTATGATTTACTGGACTGTCACATCAGCATCTGCTCTCCTCAG GTGGCTCAACTCTTTACAGACAACTTTGACTACCAAACTCGAGATGACTTTGTGCGAGGCCTGTTAGTGAATGAGGAG ATTCTAGGGAACCAGATCCACATGCACGTGACAACTAAGGAATATGGTGCCCGGGTCACCAACCTGCACATGTATGCGGCAGTTTGCGCTGATGTCATCCGCCGATGGGTCTACCCTCTCACTCCAGAGGCGAATTTCACTGACAGCACAACCCAGAGCTGCACTCATTCCCGGCATAACATTTACCGAGGGCCTGAGGTCAGCCTGGGCCATGGCAGCATCCTAGAGGAAAATGTGCTTCTGGGCTCTGGTACTGTCATTGGCAGCAATTGCTATATCACCAACAGTGTCATTGGCCCTGGCTGCCACATTG GTGATAACGTGGTGCTGGACCAGGCCTACCTGTGGCAGGGTGTCCAAGTGGCTGCTGGAGCACAGATTCATCAGTCTCTGCTCTGTGACAATGCTGAAGTCAAGGAACAAGTTACACTGAAGCCACGCTGTGTCCTCACTTCCCAG GTGGTAGTGGGCCCAGACATCACGTTGCCTGAAGGCTCGGTGATCTCTTTGCACCCTCCAGATGCAGAGGAAGATGAGGATGATGGCCAGTTCAGTGATGATTCTGGGGCTAaccaagaaaaggagaaagtgaagCTGAAAG GTTATAATCCAGCAGAAGTTGGAGCTGCTGGCCAGGGCTACCTCTGGAAAGCTGAAGACCTAAAcatagaggaggaagaggaactaCATCAGAATCTATGGG GACTCACGATCAACATGGAAGAAGAGAGTGAAACTGAAAGTGAGCAGAGTATGGATTCTGAGGAACTAGACAGccgagcaggctccccacagatgGATGACATCAAAG TATTCCAGAATGAAGTACTGGGAACACTACAGCGGGGCAAGGAGGAGAACATTTCTTGTGACAATCTAGTCCTAGAGATCAACTCTCTCAA GTATGCCTACAACATAAGCCTAAAGGAGGTGATGCAGGTACTGAGCcgcgtggtcctggagttcccCCTGCAACAAATGGATTCCCTGCTGGACCCAAACCGTTACTGTTCCCTGCTGCTTCCT CTGCTTAAGGCCTGGAGCCCTGTTTTTAGGAACTACATAAAGCGTGCAGCTGATCATTTGGAAGCATTGGCAGCCATTGAGGACTTCTTCCTGGAGCATGAAGCTCTTAGTACTTCCATGGCCAAG GTACTCATGGCTTTCTACCAGCTGGAGATCCTGGCTGAGGAAACAATCCTGAGTTGGTTCAGCCAAAAGGATATGACTGACAAGGGCCGGCAGTTGCGCAAGAACCAACAG CTGCAGAGGTTCATCCAGTGGCTaaaagaggcagaagaggagTCATCCGAAGATGACTGA